The Gracilibacillus caseinilyticus genome segment ATACAAACCAAATATGACTTGTCATATTACTGGTGACATTTCGGATGATAACATCACTTTAGCAGATGGAAAGCTAGTTCTTAGCCCAGAAGGCGCTAAAGCACTTGTAGATGAAATCCAAAACAAAATGAACAAATAATAAGAAAAAGCGATCTATTTTATAGGTCGCTTTTTTTTTACTCCATGTGATAAGCGCTATACACTTCTCTTTTCGGAATATTGCGAGCTTTAGCTACTGATTTAATCGCCTCTTTGCTGGAGACCTGTTCTCGTTCTATTAATTGTTCGACATGTTTCGATAAGGTAAGGTCTTCCCACCAATCAACCTGATCTTCTAGCTTTACTCCTTCTACCAGAATGACACATTCCCCTTTAACCGGATTATCTGTGATCCAATTCGACACTTCTGCCAGATTTCCCCGAATGAACTCTTCAAATTTTTTCGTTAGCTCTCGTGCTACTGCCACACGTCGATCACCAAGACTATCTGCTAATAGTTGTAACGTATCAACAATCCGATGTGGTGATTCATACAAAATAAATGTCGTATCAATCGACTGTAATAACTGCAGTGCCTGATCGCGATCTTTTTTCTTTCTCGGTAAAAAACCATAGAAGTAAAATTGATCTGTTGGTAAACCAGATCCTACAAGCGCAGATAATGCAGCACTTGCTCCAGGTAATACTACTACCGAATAATCTGCATCAATTGCTGCACGAATGATTTCATAACCAGGATCGGATATGCCTGGCATTCCTGCATCGCTGACTAAAGCTAGCATTTTCCCTTTTTGCAGCATATCGATAATCTGATCTTCTCTCGCCATTTTATTATGTTCGTGATAGCTGATCATTTTCTTCTTCAACTCAAAATGATGCAGTAACTTCCCTGTATTTCTCGTATCTTCAGCCAACACGATATCCGCTTGTTCTAACACTTTTAGAGCCCGGAATGTAATATCGTCTAAATTACCGATAGGTGTTGGTACAACATAGAGTGTTCCTTTTTCGGATTCATTCTGATAGCTTTTTTGAATTTGCATTGGTAGGATATCCTCCTTGCCCTGCTTCTTTGATTAATAGTTCTTTCTGTTTTCTCGACAGTCTTTTAATTTTTGCTTCTAGTTGTAATGCATCTGATTTCGTTTCACACTGCATTTGATATGCTAATTGAAAAGGGGCTCTGCCTCTCGTATATTTCGCTCCTTTTCCATCTTCATGCATGCGCATACGTCGTTTAACATTAGTAGTATAACCGGTGTAGAGTGTATTATCTTTACACTTCAGAATATAGACAAAATGCTTACGTTCTTCCATATAGTATTCCTTCCAAGTCTTTTGTGTAATCTCCGTTTTCATCGAAAGCATATAACGGCGGTAACATGTGGAGATCGGGATTACCATCTCGTATTCCTTCTATTAATAAGATATTCGCTTCTTTTCCCTGTTTCGGATACACATAACGAATTCGTTTCGGTTCTATTTTATATTGTCTGAATAACGTGATAATATCGACCAGACGTGACGGACGGTGAACCATTGCCACTTTGCCACCAGACTTGACCAGTTTACTACATGATTGTATCACATCTTCTAACGTACAGTAGATTTCATGCCTTGCAATTGTTAAATACTCATTATGATTGTGGTGATCTTTATTACTCGTTTGAAAATATGGTGGATTCACCGTTACTAAATCAAACTTATTATTTTTAAAATGATCGGGCATATCTTTTAGATCGCCATGAATCATCTTAAGCTGGCCGTTTAGTTGATTTAGAT includes the following:
- a CDS encoding AbrB/MazE/SpoVT family DNA-binding domain-containing protein, producing the protein MKSTGIVRKVDELGRVVIPIELRRTLGIQEKDALEIYVDDERIILQKYKPNMTCHITGDISDDNITLADGKLVLSPEGAKALVDEIQNKMNK
- a CDS encoding GIY-YIG nuclease family protein, whose amino-acid sequence is MEERKHFVYILKCKDNTLYTGYTTNVKRRMRMHEDGKGAKYTRGRAPFQLAYQMQCETKSDALQLEAKIKRLSRKQKELLIKEAGQGGYPTNANSKKLSE
- a CDS encoding tRNA1(Val) (adenine(37)-N6)-methyltransferase, which codes for MKLKDDERIDDLLANQTMKIIQSPSVFAFSIDAVLLADFASAPRTRGNILDLCSGNGVIPLLLSQRSNVPITGVELQERLYDMACRSIDLNQLNGQLKMIHGDLKDMPDHFKNNKFDLVTVNPPYFQTSNKDHHNHNEYLTIARHEIYCTLEDVIQSCSKLVKSGGKVAMVHRPSRLVDIITLFRQYKIEPKRIRYVYPKQGKEANILLIEGIRDGNPDLHMLPPLYAFDENGDYTKDLEGILYGRT
- the rsmI gene encoding 16S rRNA (cytidine(1402)-2'-O)-methyltransferase encodes the protein MQIQKSYQNESEKGTLYVVPTPIGNLDDITFRALKVLEQADIVLAEDTRNTGKLLHHFELKKKMISYHEHNKMAREDQIIDMLQKGKMLALVSDAGMPGISDPGYEIIRAAIDADYSVVVLPGASAALSALVGSGLPTDQFYFYGFLPRKKKDRDQALQLLQSIDTTFILYESPHRIVDTLQLLADSLGDRRVAVARELTKKFEEFIRGNLAEVSNWITDNPVKGECVILVEGVKLEDQVDWWEDLTLSKHVEQLIEREQVSSKEAIKSVAKARNIPKREVYSAYHME